The segment TGAACGGTAGGGAAAGACGGGCTATCGCACTTCAGTATCTCAAGATGGTACACCTGACAAAATTTCAGGATTCACACATACATGAGCTCTCCGGCGGAATGAAGCAGCGGGCTGCTATTGCACGGGCGCTTGCAATGAATCCTGAGATGCTTCTTATGGATGAACCTTTTTCTGCGCTTGATGCCCAGACAAAATGGATACTTCATTTTGAACTGCAGAATATATGGTTAAAAACAAGAAAAACAATCCTGTTTATCACACACAACATTCAGGAAGCTGTATGTCTTGCAGACCGGGTTATAATCCTTTCCACTTCACCAGGGAGAATTAAGAAAGAATTTTTTATTGATTTGCCAAGGCCTCGTGATGATAATGATGTTAGCGTTGCAGAATATTCTACCAGGATTATGAAAGAATTGAAGGCTGAGATTGATAAGGTGGTGGCATGTGAGATGGATGCGGATTCCTGTACGGAGTGTGATATAAAATGTATTACGGATACGCCATCCAAAATGGATATTGGAGGAGGAATTTAAAAGATGGGTATCGTGAAAAAAGTGATATTTTTTGGTTTGCTCATAGGGCTTTGGAAACTTTTGTTTCTCATGGGAATATGG is part of the Candidatus Jettenia sp. AMX2 genome and harbors:
- a CDS encoding ABC transporter ATP-binding protein; translation: MSESVGVENLLDIDYLNLNTGIQTSTKLHIQHLSKSFQSKNGNVCVLEDINLEINEGEFVCVVGPSGCGKTTLLNIIAGLEKADSGELWMNKHRINGAGIDRVVIFQEAALFPWLNVIKNVEFGLKIKGVNGRERRAIALQYLKMVHLTKFQDSHIHELSGGMKQRAAIARALAMNPEMLLMDEPFSALDAQTKWILHFELQNIWLKTRKTILFITHNIQEAVCLADRVIILSTSPGRIKKEFFIDLPRPRDDNDVSVAEYSTRIMKELKAEIDKVVACEMDADSCTECDIKCITDTPSKMDIGGGI